Proteins encoded within one genomic window of Amorphoplanes friuliensis DSM 7358:
- a CDS encoding TrkH family potassium uptake protein, whose translation MMLPAARAEPGNAPFVTALFTATSAVCVTGLAVVDTPTYWSGFGQVLLTVLSQIGGFGIMTLATLLSLLVSRQLGLRSRLMAQAESSGLLGGNVGGVLIRVAIVMFASETAISIVLTLRFWLHYDYPFGRAVWEAVFHAVQAFNNAGFALYPDSLVRFVGDWWICVPLSLGVLAGSIGFPVLFELAREWRKPGYWSTHTRLTVWGTLLLSLTGFLVFLTFEWTNPNTLGPLGTPAKVLAAFTQDVMTRSGGFNSINLGGMNTETIAVTNGMMFIGGGSASTAGGIKVTTFLLLAFVIWAELRGEPDVVIRKRRIAEETQRQAMTVALLGVALVASGTLALIGLTDHVPFDRALFEVTSAFATVGLSTGITPTLPQSAQVVLVILMYVGRVGTIAVGTAIALNTRRRLYRYPEERPLVG comes from the coding sequence ATGATGTTGCCGGCGGCACGGGCGGAGCCGGGGAACGCCCCGTTTGTCACCGCGCTCTTCACGGCGACCAGCGCGGTCTGTGTCACCGGGCTCGCGGTCGTGGACACACCGACGTACTGGTCCGGTTTCGGGCAGGTGCTGCTCACCGTGCTGTCGCAGATCGGCGGCTTCGGGATCATGACGCTGGCGACGCTGCTGAGCCTGCTCGTGTCGCGGCAGCTGGGCCTGCGCAGCCGGTTGATGGCGCAGGCCGAGAGCTCGGGGCTGCTGGGCGGCAACGTCGGCGGTGTGCTCATCCGTGTGGCGATCGTGATGTTCGCGTCGGAGACCGCCATCAGCATCGTGCTGACGTTGCGGTTCTGGCTGCACTACGACTACCCGTTCGGGCGGGCGGTCTGGGAGGCCGTCTTCCACGCGGTGCAGGCCTTCAACAACGCCGGTTTTGCGCTCTACCCCGACAGCCTGGTCCGGTTCGTCGGCGACTGGTGGATCTGCGTGCCGCTGTCGCTGGGTGTGCTGGCGGGCTCGATCGGCTTCCCGGTGCTGTTCGAGCTGGCCCGCGAGTGGCGGAAGCCCGGGTACTGGTCGACCCACACGCGGCTGACCGTGTGGGGCACGCTGCTGCTCAGCCTCACCGGCTTTCTGGTGTTCCTCACGTTCGAGTGGACCAACCCCAACACGCTCGGGCCGCTCGGCACCCCGGCGAAGGTGCTGGCCGCGTTCACGCAGGACGTCATGACGCGGTCCGGGGGTTTCAACAGCATCAATCTCGGCGGGATGAACACCGAGACGATCGCCGTCACGAACGGCATGATGTTCATCGGCGGCGGCAGCGCCAGTACGGCCGGTGGCATCAAGGTCACCACGTTCCTGCTGCTGGCGTTCGTGATCTGGGCGGAGCTGCGAGGTGAACCCGACGTGGTGATCCGTAAGCGTCGCATCGCCGAGGAGACTCAGCGGCAGGCGATGACCGTCGCGCTGCTCGGGGTGGCCCTGGTCGCCTCGGGCACACTGGCCCTGATCGGGCTGACCGACCACGTGCCGTTCGACCGGGCGCTCTTCGAGGTGACCTCGGCGTTCGCCACCGTCGGGCTGAGCACCGGCATCACCCCCACCCTGCCGCAATCGGCTCAGGTGGTGCTCGTCATCCTGATGTATGTCGGCCGCGTCGGCACGATCGCCGTGGGTACGGCGATCGCGCTGAACACCCGCCGCCGGCTCTACCGATACCCGGAGGAGCGACCCCTCGTTGGCTGA
- a CDS encoding MFS transporter, whose product MRALFPRLGADFSKLWTASAVSNLGDGITMAAGPLLVASITTDPAAVAGAVFAQQLPWLLFALLSGAWADRLDRRRLVVTVNLVRAAALAGLVAATATDQVTVPVIYAVFFLLGTGETLSDTASSAFVPALVPSDRLPTANAWLGATFTVINQFAAKPLGAWLFVIAAAVPFGVNALTFAASAALIASIRSLPAPPARTRTSLRADIAEGVRWLWRHRLLRTLAVTMAFSNVIYCAAFAIFVLYAFERLGLGQVGYGVLLTAFAVGGLAGTVVAPRLLTTVDTTLLLRAGLFVEVALHGTLALTRNPFVAAAMIVVFGVHTMIWGNIVITLRQRAVPAALYGRVTSVYSLLDLGGAALGSLLGGAVAQAYGIVATFGTASAAMAVVLLLAWRSLGAGVPGGHIVTR is encoded by the coding sequence TTGCGTGCCCTTTTCCCGCGCCTCGGCGCGGACTTCAGCAAACTCTGGACCGCGTCCGCGGTCTCCAATCTCGGCGACGGCATCACCATGGCGGCAGGCCCGCTGCTGGTCGCCTCGATCACCACCGACCCCGCGGCAGTGGCCGGGGCGGTGTTTGCCCAGCAGCTTCCCTGGCTGCTGTTCGCCCTGCTCAGCGGGGCCTGGGCCGATCGTCTGGACCGCCGTCGCCTGGTGGTGACGGTCAACCTGGTCCGCGCGGCGGCGCTGGCCGGGCTGGTCGCCGCCACAGCAACCGACCAGGTGACGGTCCCGGTCATCTACGCTGTGTTCTTCCTGCTCGGCACCGGTGAGACCCTGTCCGACACGGCGTCGTCGGCGTTCGTCCCGGCCCTCGTCCCGAGCGATCGCCTCCCGACCGCCAACGCCTGGCTGGGTGCCACCTTCACCGTCATCAACCAGTTCGCGGCAAAACCCCTGGGGGCATGGCTGTTTGTCATCGCGGCGGCCGTGCCGTTCGGGGTGAACGCCCTGACGTTCGCGGCCTCGGCGGCACTCATCGCGAGCATCCGGTCCCTGCCGGCGCCACCCGCGCGTACGCGGACCAGCCTGCGTGCGGACATCGCGGAAGGTGTCCGCTGGCTGTGGCGGCATCGTCTGTTGCGCACCCTGGCCGTGACGATGGCCTTCAGCAACGTGATCTACTGCGCGGCCTTCGCGATCTTTGTCCTGTACGCGTTCGAACGCCTCGGCCTCGGCCAGGTCGGTTACGGGGTGCTGCTCACGGCCTTCGCCGTCGGTGGCCTGGCCGGAACGGTCGTGGCACCCCGCCTCCTGACCACGGTCGACACGACCCTGCTCCTGCGAGCCGGGCTGTTCGTCGAGGTCGCACTGCACGGCACGCTGGCGCTGACCCGGAACCCGTTCGTGGCCGCCGCGATGATCGTCGTTTTTGGCGTCCACACGATGATCTGGGGAAACATCGTCATCACCCTGCGCCAGCGGGCGGTCCCGGCGGCTCTCTACGGCCGCGTCACCAGCGTGTATTCGTTGCTCGACCTGGGCGGCGCGGCACTCGGCTCGCTGCTGGGCGGCGCGGTGGCCCAGGCGTACGGGATCGTGGCGACCTTCGGAACAGCCTCCGCGGCGATGGCAGTCGTCCTGCTGCTGGCCTGGCGCTCCCTCGGCGCCGGCGTTCCGGGCGGTCATATAGTCACGCGGTGA
- a CDS encoding class I SAM-dependent methyltransferase, giving the protein MKFDEVRDAYSSVAGLYIELFGTSGQVHAEDLEFIGGHLSVPSGTVLDLGCGPGQITGHLRSLGVDARGIDMVPEFIAHARAAHPAGDFQLGSMSNLDAADSSIAGILAWYSLIHLTPPDLDSVLAEFRRVLIPDGKLVVGFFDGDAFSAFDHKVITAYRWSVDGFAERLAQAGFTEVERRRRPTDGTHRPHAALAAQLR; this is encoded by the coding sequence GTGAAATTCGACGAGGTGCGCGACGCCTACTCCTCCGTAGCGGGCCTCTACATCGAACTGTTCGGCACCAGCGGGCAGGTGCACGCCGAGGACCTCGAGTTCATCGGCGGGCACCTGTCCGTGCCGTCCGGGACCGTGCTCGACCTGGGCTGCGGACCCGGCCAGATCACCGGACACCTCCGGTCCCTCGGGGTCGACGCCCGGGGGATCGACATGGTCCCGGAGTTCATCGCCCACGCCCGGGCCGCCCACCCGGCAGGTGATTTCCAGCTCGGTTCGATGAGCAACCTGGACGCGGCAGACTCGTCCATCGCCGGCATCCTGGCCTGGTACTCGCTGATCCACCTGACACCGCCGGACCTCGACAGCGTCCTCGCCGAGTTTCGCCGGGTTCTGATCCCGGACGGCAAGCTGGTGGTCGGCTTCTTCGACGGCGACGCCTTTTCGGCTTTCGACCACAAGGTCATCACGGCCTATCGCTGGTCGGTCGACGGCTTCGCCGAACGACTGGCGCAGGCCGGCTTCACCGAGGTCGAACGCCGCCGCCGTCCCACCGACGGCACCCACCGCCCCCACGCAGCGCTCGCGGCCCAGCTCCGATGA
- a CDS encoding SDR family NAD(P)-dependent oxidoreductase, translating to MRLAVVSGGGTGIGRATAGMLAGEGYDVIIVGRRAEVLADAVKWIGPQASAVQADLADPSQTAAVVEAVAGRPVDVLVNNAGAFVSGDDSTPDGLAARWRATFDSNVITAVLLTNALLPLLRRPGGRIILTSSIAAQRGGGGPYSAAKAALHGYGLDLATQLSSEGITTNVIAPGYVTDSEFFDGRMTEEGHATRVAATLVKRAGIPSDIAEAVRWLVGPGGSFVTGQIINVNGGSVLGR from the coding sequence ATGAGGCTTGCGGTGGTCAGTGGTGGCGGGACGGGGATCGGGCGGGCGACGGCCGGGATGCTGGCGGGGGAGGGTTACGACGTCATCATCGTCGGCCGCCGCGCTGAGGTGCTGGCCGACGCGGTGAAGTGGATCGGCCCGCAGGCGTCGGCCGTGCAGGCGGACCTGGCGGACCCGTCGCAGACCGCCGCGGTGGTCGAGGCCGTAGCCGGCCGTCCCGTCGATGTCCTGGTCAACAACGCGGGTGCCTTCGTGAGCGGCGACGACTCCACGCCGGACGGCCTGGCGGCCCGCTGGCGTGCCACCTTCGACTCGAACGTCATCACGGCCGTGCTGCTCACCAACGCCCTGCTGCCGTTGCTGCGCCGCCCGGGCGGCCGGATCATCCTGACCAGCTCGATCGCGGCGCAGCGAGGAGGTGGCGGTCCGTACTCGGCGGCGAAGGCCGCCCTGCACGGCTACGGCCTGGACCTGGCCACGCAGCTGAGCTCCGAAGGCATCACCACCAACGTGATCGCGCCGGGCTACGTGACCGACAGCGAGTTCTTCGACGGCCGCATGACCGAGGAAGGCCACGCCACCCGCGTGGCAGCCACCCTGGTGAAGCGAGCCGGCATCCCCAGCGACATCGCCGAGGCGGTGCGCTGGCTGGTCGGTCCCGGCGGCAGCTTCGTCACCGGCCAGATCATCAACGTGAACGGCGGCTCCGTCCTGGGCCGCTGA
- a CDS encoding nuclear transport factor 2 family protein, whose amino-acid sequence MSDTAALLDRFLTAWNGQDLAGVTDCLAEDVVLCGSDGSTVRGRVAVAAVFADQLGGDPDLVIEPIAVRGERGFGYFSYPVAEDGSTLRGVDVYTVRDGLIVAKDVISKIA is encoded by the coding sequence ATGTCGGACACTGCTGCACTTCTTGACCGTTTCCTCACCGCTTGGAACGGCCAGGATCTGGCGGGTGTGACCGACTGCCTCGCCGAGGATGTCGTGCTCTGTGGCTCCGACGGCTCGACCGTACGGGGGCGGGTCGCCGTGGCCGCAGTGTTCGCCGATCAGCTCGGGGGTGACCCTGACCTGGTGATCGAACCGATCGCTGTGCGGGGCGAGCGGGGCTTCGGCTACTTCTCGTATCCCGTGGCCGAGGACGGCAGCACGTTGCGGGGTGTCGACGTCTACACCGTGCGCGACGGGCTGATCGTCGCCAAGGACGTGATCAGCAAGATTGCCTGA
- a CDS encoding RecQ family ATP-dependent DNA helicase gives MTRDKVSEAERLAVRECAEEVLRRLAGEHAVLREDQWRAIEALVVDRRRVLCVQRTGWGKSAVYFVATALLRDGITAEPGDPPAGPTVIVSPLLALMRNQVEAAARAGIRARTINSANLDEWGEITAEIRNGEVDVLLISPERLNNPDFRDNVLPGLAASTGLLVVDEAHCVSDWGHDFRPDYRRLRTFLAGLPGLTPVLATTATANSRVTADVAEQLGDALVLRGTLERDSLRLAVLDLPNPAHRLGWLADHLDRLTGSGIIYTLTVAAATETAEFLRSRGFPVASYTGQVEDSDRRAAEQDLLDNKIKALVATSALGMGFDKPDLGFVVHLGAPPSPIAYYQQVGRAGRAVEHAEVVLLPGAEDVAIWRYFASLAFPPEEQVRSVLAALSPDRPLSTQALEPIVDLRRARLELMLKVLDVDGAVRRTRGGWTVTGEPWTYDTARLRRVAEARTTEQQTMIEYARTTSCRMEFLRRCLDDPEAKACGRCDNCADPLFDAEVSPEALTAAQAFLGHAGVDISPKKLWPTGLAAAGVSVKGKIGPSEQILPGRAVGRLSDLGWGGRLRALVAPDAPDAELPDDLAAAVVEVLKAWSHGDNSWDQRPAAVVSVASNRHPRLVASIADRIAKVGRLPMLGTLTSTHQGDDGPRGNSAQRVLALHDAFSVPPEVAESLKDLTGPVLLVDDLADSGWTMVLAGRALRKAGAPAVLPFALAVAG, from the coding sequence ATGACGCGGGACAAGGTGAGCGAAGCCGAGCGGCTGGCGGTGCGCGAGTGCGCCGAGGAAGTGCTGCGCCGGCTCGCCGGTGAGCATGCGGTGCTGCGGGAGGACCAGTGGCGGGCGATCGAGGCGCTCGTGGTCGATCGGCGGCGGGTGCTCTGCGTGCAGCGCACCGGCTGGGGCAAGTCGGCGGTCTACTTCGTCGCCACGGCACTGCTGCGGGACGGCATCACCGCCGAGCCAGGCGACCCGCCGGCCGGGCCGACCGTCATCGTGTCGCCGCTGCTGGCCCTCATGCGTAACCAGGTGGAGGCCGCCGCCCGCGCCGGCATCCGGGCCCGCACGATCAACTCGGCGAACCTCGACGAGTGGGGCGAGATCACCGCCGAGATCCGTAACGGTGAGGTCGACGTTCTGCTGATCAGCCCCGAGCGGCTCAACAACCCGGACTTCCGCGACAACGTGCTGCCCGGTCTCGCCGCGAGCACCGGCCTGTTGGTGGTCGACGAGGCGCACTGCGTCTCCGACTGGGGTCACGACTTCCGGCCGGACTATCGGCGGCTGCGCACGTTCCTGGCCGGGCTGCCCGGCCTCACGCCGGTGCTGGCGACCACCGCCACGGCCAACTCTCGCGTCACCGCCGACGTCGCCGAGCAGCTGGGTGACGCACTTGTCCTGCGGGGCACGCTCGAGCGCGATTCGCTGCGTCTTGCGGTTCTTGACCTTCCGAATCCCGCACACCGGCTGGGCTGGCTCGCCGATCACCTCGACCGGCTGACGGGCTCCGGCATCATCTACACACTGACCGTTGCCGCGGCGACCGAGACCGCGGAGTTCCTGCGGTCACGGGGCTTCCCGGTCGCGTCTTACACCGGCCAGGTCGAGGACTCCGACCGCCGAGCTGCCGAGCAGGACCTCCTGGACAACAAGATCAAGGCGCTGGTCGCCACGTCGGCGCTGGGCATGGGCTTCGACAAACCCGACCTCGGCTTTGTGGTGCACCTCGGTGCGCCGCCGTCACCGATCGCCTACTACCAGCAGGTCGGCCGGGCAGGCCGGGCCGTCGAGCACGCCGAGGTGGTGCTGCTGCCCGGCGCCGAGGACGTCGCGATCTGGCGCTACTTCGCATCGCTGGCGTTCCCACCGGAGGAGCAGGTGCGCTCGGTTCTGGCCGCCCTGTCACCCGACCGACCGCTGTCCACCCAGGCGCTCGAGCCCATCGTGGACCTGCGCCGCGCCCGCCTCGAGCTGATGCTGAAAGTCCTCGACGTGGACGGCGCCGTCCGCCGCACCCGCGGCGGCTGGACGGTCACCGGCGAGCCCTGGACCTACGACACCGCCAGGCTCCGCCGCGTCGCCGAGGCCCGCACGACCGAGCAGCAAACCATGATCGAGTACGCGAGAACGACCAGTTGCCGCATGGAGTTCCTCCGCCGCTGCCTCGACGACCCGGAGGCCAAAGCCTGCGGCCGCTGCGACAACTGTGCCGATCCTCTCTTCGACGCAGAGGTCTCACCGGAGGCACTGACGGCAGCTCAGGCGTTCCTGGGTCACGCCGGCGTGGACATCTCCCCGAAAAAGCTCTGGCCCACCGGCCTTGCCGCAGCCGGCGTCTCCGTCAAAGGCAAGATCGGCCCGTCAGAGCAGATCCTCCCCGGTCGCGCTGTAGGCCGCCTGTCCGACCTCGGCTGGGGCGGTCGCCTCCGCGCACTGGTTGCGCCTGACGCCCCCGACGCCGAACTCCCGGACGACCTGGCCGCCGCAGTCGTCGAAGTTCTCAAGGCCTGGTCCCACGGTGACAACAGCTGGGACCAACGCCCCGCCGCAGTGGTCTCGGTCGCCTCAAATCGCCACCCGCGCCTGGTGGCCAGCATCGCCGACCGCATCGCCAAGGTCGGCCGCCTCCCCATGCTGGGCACCCTCACCTCCACCCACCAGGGCGACGATGGGCCGCGCGGCAACAGCGCCCAGCGGGTCTTGGCACTGCACGACGCCTTCTCGGTGCCCCCGGAGGTCGCCGAGTCCCTCAAGGACCTGACAGGCCCGGTCCTGCTCGTCGACGACCTCGCCGACTCCGGCTGGACGATGGTCCTGGCCGGCCGAGCCCTCCGCAAAGCCGGCGCCCCGGCCGTCCTACCGTTCGCCCTGGCCGTCGCAGGCTGA
- a CDS encoding C40 family peptidase, with protein sequence MPVLLLLGLSPAPAAGADRPTAAELDKRITAASRQLEVLVEQYNNSREDLNATRMQTKHLGGRLGPMTRELNQQQEVMADLASRTYQRTRNGPTVALFAADQPQLFVDKLLVLHQLATSEQRAVAELRAARSKVVQTRKMLNALAAQQRRQQFQLRARKATVEGEIGALKQMRAIAYGGGSRYGVSSDVPMPDFIPGRAGRVVAFAFAQLGKPYRWGAAGPNSYDCSGLTLAAWNTAGVGLPHNAARQYGSMAHISRSDLRPGDLVFFYGPISHVGVYIGGGNMIHAPEYGENVRVSSIDTQPIHGFGRPG encoded by the coding sequence GTGCCGGTACTGCTGCTCCTGGGCCTCTCCCCTGCACCCGCTGCCGGCGCCGACCGCCCCACCGCCGCCGAACTCGACAAACGCATCACGGCAGCGTCGCGGCAGCTGGAGGTCCTGGTCGAGCAGTACAACAACTCCCGCGAAGACCTGAACGCGACCCGAATGCAGACGAAGCATCTCGGTGGCCGGCTCGGCCCGATGACCCGCGAACTGAACCAGCAGCAGGAAGTCATGGCCGACCTCGCGTCCCGCACGTACCAGCGCACCCGCAACGGCCCGACTGTTGCGCTCTTCGCGGCCGACCAGCCGCAGCTGTTCGTCGACAAGTTGCTGGTGCTGCACCAGCTCGCCACCTCCGAACAACGCGCGGTCGCCGAACTCCGGGCGGCCCGCTCGAAGGTCGTCCAAACCCGCAAAATGCTGAACGCGTTGGCCGCCCAGCAGCGCCGCCAGCAGTTCCAGCTCCGCGCCCGCAAGGCGACGGTCGAGGGCGAGATCGGCGCGCTCAAGCAGATGCGCGCGATCGCCTACGGCGGCGGCTCCCGATACGGGGTCAGCTCGGACGTCCCCATGCCCGACTTCATCCCCGGCCGCGCCGGACGAGTGGTGGCGTTCGCGTTCGCCCAGCTGGGCAAGCCTTACCGCTGGGGTGCGGCCGGCCCGAACTCCTACGACTGCTCGGGCTTGACCCTCGCCGCCTGGAACACCGCCGGCGTCGGCTTACCGCACAACGCTGCACGCCAGTACGGCTCGATGGCCCACATCAGCCGATCCGACCTTCGCCCTGGTGACCTGGTGTTCTTCTACGGCCCTATCAGCCACGTCGGCGTCTACATCGGAGGCGGCAACATGATCCACGCGCCGGAGTACGGCGAAAACGTGCGCGTCTCCAGTATCGACACGCAACCCATCCACGGCTTCGGCCGCCCCGGCTAA
- a CDS encoding metal-sensitive transcriptional regulator — MTTDHEHSGPHGYSGDKAALLGRLRRIEGQIRGLQRMVDEDTYCIDVLTQISAAKSALQAVAVGLLEDHLAHCVVDAARAGDPTAKVKEASDAIARLVRS; from the coding sequence ATGACCACCGACCACGAACACTCCGGGCCGCACGGCTATTCGGGGGACAAGGCCGCTCTGCTCGGGCGCCTGCGCCGCATCGAGGGCCAGATCCGCGGCCTGCAGCGGATGGTCGACGAGGACACGTACTGCATCGATGTTCTCACGCAGATCTCCGCCGCGAAGAGTGCGTTGCAGGCTGTGGCCGTGGGCCTGCTCGAGGACCATCTGGCCCACTGCGTTGTCGACGCCGCCCGCGCCGGTGACCCGACCGCCAAGGTCAAAGAAGCTTCAGACGCGATCGCCCGCCTCGTCCGCTCCTAA
- a CDS encoding heavy-metal-associated domain-containing protein, giving the protein MPVTSTYTVSGMTCSHCVQAVTSEISGLPGVDAVQVDLATGAVTVTSEALLAEDAVRAAVDEAGYELADA; this is encoded by the coding sequence ATGCCAGTCACCTCCACCTACACCGTCAGCGGCATGACCTGCAGCCACTGCGTTCAGGCCGTCACCAGCGAGATCTCCGGGCTGCCCGGCGTCGACGCCGTTCAGGTTGACCTCGCCACCGGTGCCGTCACCGTGACCAGTGAGGCTCTCCTCGCCGAGGATGCCGTGCGCGCCGCGGTCGACGAGGCCGGCTACGAGCTCGCCGATGCCTGA
- a CDS encoding class I SAM-dependent methyltransferase, with product MPQPLDAVLAEVRDLLLDPALTRAVAAGKRRGFTPSVTRAELRPVALKGGPRLQIVTDDGSRPYTRNVAPGAEAAEAVDALLAEPFGNWHVETAAETVQVRVTKKGDAQIHRAATAGPTVTQSHDRAKQWLLDPGDPLFTVVGGTAAKRRQVDAFLRALAATLPDELPQTLRVVDLGCGNAYLTFAAYRYLADRGVTVRVVGVDVREDQRVRNSAVAEQLGCAEAVTFVAGTIEDAVVDEAPDLVLALHACDTATDQALARAVNWNAKWVLAAPCCHHDIAAQLKGNTAPSPYAEITRNAILRERFADVLTDSLRSALLRLRGYKVEVVEFVDSAHTPRNLLLRARLTGAAPDEGQRAEYDALTAQWGVTPALEKLLS from the coding sequence ATGCCCCAACCACTGGACGCCGTCCTCGCCGAAGTGCGTGACCTGCTGCTCGACCCCGCTCTCACGCGGGCGGTCGCCGCGGGTAAGCGTCGCGGTTTCACTCCTTCGGTCACCCGCGCGGAGTTGCGGCCGGTCGCCCTCAAAGGCGGACCGCGGTTGCAGATCGTGACCGATGACGGCTCCCGGCCGTACACCCGGAACGTCGCGCCCGGTGCCGAGGCGGCCGAGGCCGTGGATGCCCTGCTGGCGGAACCGTTCGGGAACTGGCACGTGGAGACGGCGGCTGAGACCGTACAGGTGCGGGTGACCAAGAAGGGTGACGCGCAGATCCACCGGGCGGCGACCGCCGGGCCAACGGTGACACAAAGTCACGATCGGGCCAAGCAGTGGCTGCTGGACCCGGGCGACCCGCTGTTCACGGTGGTCGGTGGCACGGCAGCCAAGCGGCGGCAGGTCGACGCCTTCCTGCGCGCGCTGGCCGCAACACTGCCCGACGAACTGCCGCAGACCCTGCGCGTCGTCGACCTGGGCTGCGGAAACGCGTATCTGACCTTCGCGGCCTACCGCTACCTAGCCGACCGCGGCGTGACGGTCCGGGTCGTGGGAGTCGACGTCCGCGAGGACCAGCGCGTCCGCAATTCCGCCGTCGCCGAGCAATTGGGCTGCGCCGAGGCGGTGACGTTTGTCGCGGGCACGATCGAGGACGCCGTCGTCGACGAAGCGCCCGACCTGGTGCTGGCCCTGCACGCCTGCGACACGGCAACCGACCAGGCACTCGCCCGGGCCGTCAACTGGAACGCAAAGTGGGTGCTGGCAGCCCCGTGCTGCCACCACGACATCGCCGCGCAGCTCAAGGGCAACACCGCCCCTTCCCCGTACGCGGAGATCACCCGGAATGCGATCCTGCGGGAGCGCTTCGCGGACGTCCTCACCGACTCGCTGCGATCGGCGCTCCTGCGTCTGCGGGGTTACAAGGTCGAGGTGGTGGAGTTCGTGGACTCCGCGCACACGCCGCGCAACCTGCTGCTGCGCGCACGGCTGACCGGTGCGGCGCCGGACGAGGGTCAGCGCGCCGAATACGACGCGCTGACCGCTCAGTGGGGTGTCACCCCGGCGTTGGAGAAGTTGCTCAGCTGA
- a CDS encoding heme oxygenase (biliverdin-producing): MTLADPMEKLSVRLRTGTRMDHDAAQGSGFLDRLAAGELPRQAYADLATQHWFIYETLEQAAAVMATDSVAGSFVFPELTRLPALTDDLETLLGPGPQLTPLPATTEYCARLRAVAFDHPWGFVAHHYTRYLGDLSGGQYLGPAIAKAYALNGAGHRFFVFEGVSPPAFRTRYRELLDQAAFAPDDEQKFLAEVTEAYRLNIAVLRELKERWA, from the coding sequence ATGACGCTGGCTGATCCGATGGAAAAGCTCTCCGTCCGGCTGCGCACCGGCACGCGGATGGATCATGACGCGGCCCAGGGCAGCGGCTTCCTCGACCGGCTCGCCGCGGGTGAGTTGCCGCGGCAGGCCTACGCCGATCTGGCCACGCAGCACTGGTTCATCTACGAGACGCTGGAGCAGGCGGCCGCGGTGATGGCCACCGACTCCGTGGCCGGCAGTTTTGTCTTCCCGGAGCTGACCCGGTTGCCGGCGCTGACCGACGACCTCGAGACACTGCTCGGTCCGGGGCCGCAGCTCACGCCGCTGCCCGCCACCACGGAATACTGCGCCCGGCTGCGTGCGGTCGCGTTCGACCACCCGTGGGGTTTTGTCGCGCATCACTACACGCGGTATCTCGGCGACCTGTCCGGCGGTCAGTACCTCGGCCCGGCCATCGCCAAGGCGTACGCCCTGAACGGCGCCGGCCACCGGTTCTTCGTCTTCGAGGGTGTCTCGCCGCCCGCGTTCCGCACCCGTTACCGCGAATTGCTCGACCAGGCAGCATTTGCCCCGGACGATGAACAGAAATTCCTCGCCGAGGTGACCGAGGCCTACCGGCTCAACATCGCGGTGCTGCGAGAGCTCAAGGAGCGCTGGGCATGA
- a CDS encoding DUF2470 domain-containing protein, which produces MTFTPDVVAQIARHMNDDHADDNVLIVRGLGGIDTASAARMSGLDADGMDFEATVNGIAVPVRIPFSEHLTERRQVRTEAVRMYQQACAALGVEPTH; this is translated from the coding sequence ATGACTTTCACCCCGGACGTGGTGGCGCAGATCGCCCGCCACATGAACGACGACCACGCCGACGATAACGTGCTGATCGTCCGCGGTCTCGGTGGCATCGACACCGCGAGCGCGGCCCGCATGTCCGGCCTGGACGCGGACGGCATGGACTTCGAGGCGACCGTCAACGGCATCGCCGTCCCGGTGCGGATCCCGTTCAGCGAACACCTGACCGAACGCCGCCAGGTACGTACGGAAGCGGTCCGGATGTATCAGCAGGCCTGCGCCGCTTTGGGCGTCGAACCCACGCACTAA